A genomic segment from Vicinamibacterales bacterium encodes:
- the msrB gene encoding peptide-methionine (R)-S-oxide reductase MsrB, with product MPDSDTESSTVVKLDTPKDTWRLLLSTEGCRVIVDEGTEPAFSSPLNTETRVGTFVCAACFLPLFESTSKFDSGTGWPSFYSAIKDHVETKRDFKLGLPRIEYHCVRCGGHQGHVFPDGPQPTGQRYCNNGVALRFIPDGESLPGLRDGLGEG from the coding sequence ATGCCGGACTCGGATACAGAGTCGAGCACCGTCGTGAAGCTCGATACCCCTAAGGATACCTGGCGCCTGTTGCTTTCAACAGAGGGTTGTCGGGTAATAGTTGACGAAGGGACCGAGCCAGCGTTTTCAAGTCCGCTTAACACAGAGACGCGTGTCGGTACGTTTGTCTGTGCTGCGTGCTTCCTCCCGCTCTTCGAGTCAACATCGAAGTTCGATAGCGGCACAGGTTGGCCAAGCTTCTATTCGGCGATTAAAGACCACGTAGAAACGAAACGTGATTTCAAGTTGGGCCTACCGAGGATTGAATACCATTGTGTAAGGTGTGGGGGGCATCAGGGGCACGTCTTTCCCGATGGTCCCCAGCCGACCGGACAACGCTACTGCAACAATGGGGTGGCCCTCCGGTTTATCCCAGATGGAGAGTCGTTGCCAGGACTTCGCGATGGTCTCGGTGAAGGGTGA
- the hutH gene encoding histidine ammonia-lyase has protein sequence MSNPTRKLHTIELLEPSVRLGLVELRRVYTEPVRLKLGTKVRVGIDAAEATVAKMVREQRVTYGINTGFGQLAQTVIEPDRLRELQTNLVRSHSVGVGVPLDDGVVRLILMLKVLALARGRSGVRSLLVDTLIQMLDHEVYPLVPSKGSVGASGDLAPLAHLAGVLIGEGSVRFQGEVLPASEGLAAVGIKPIELAPKEGLALVNGTQVSTALALAGLFAIEDLFAGAVLSGALSVDAVRGSLVPFDERIQLARGQYGQTVVAAVYRTLLRDSWINESHRDCDRVQDPYSLRCQPQVMGACLDVMASAAGILETEANAVTDNPLVFAETGDVLSGGNFHAEPVALAADMLALAVAEIGALSERRIAVLVDEHLSGLPPFLTEDSGVSSGFMVAQVTAAALASENKTLAHPASVDSLPTSANQEDHVSMATFAGRRLSEMADNTAGIIAIELLAAAQGIEYHHPIQTTQPLQRVITAIRDLVPSDVRDRAMSLDIETMKMWARSGQCQTFVPDLPLPSSVAS, from the coding sequence ATGAGTAATCCTACGAGAAAGTTGCACACGATTGAGTTATTGGAGCCAAGTGTCCGGCTTGGTCTCGTGGAGTTACGCAGGGTCTATACGGAACCTGTGCGGCTTAAGTTAGGCACCAAGGTGCGCGTGGGTATCGATGCTGCTGAAGCCACGGTGGCGAAAATGGTGCGTGAGCAGCGAGTGACCTACGGAATCAACACTGGCTTTGGACAGTTGGCGCAGACTGTGATTGAGCCTGACCGTTTGAGGGAGCTCCAGACAAACCTCGTTCGATCACATTCCGTTGGGGTTGGGGTTCCACTTGATGACGGAGTGGTACGGCTCATACTCATGTTGAAGGTGCTCGCGTTGGCGCGTGGCCGGTCCGGTGTTAGGAGTCTACTAGTCGACACGTTGATACAAATGCTCGACCACGAAGTCTATCCGCTAGTTCCTTCGAAGGGTTCGGTGGGAGCCTCTGGTGATCTCGCACCGCTAGCTCACTTGGCTGGAGTGTTGATCGGTGAGGGGAGTGTCAGGTTCCAAGGCGAGGTTCTCCCCGCAAGTGAGGGGCTAGCCGCCGTCGGAATCAAGCCCATTGAGCTTGCTCCGAAGGAAGGGCTCGCTCTAGTTAATGGGACACAAGTATCGACGGCGTTAGCACTAGCTGGACTCTTCGCCATTGAAGATCTTTTTGCTGGCGCGGTGCTTTCTGGTGCTTTAAGCGTTGACGCAGTGCGAGGGAGTCTGGTTCCGTTCGATGAGCGGATCCAACTTGCGCGTGGGCAATACGGACAGACCGTCGTGGCGGCTGTTTACCGAACACTTTTGCGGGATAGCTGGATCAACGAATCCCATCGCGATTGTGATCGAGTTCAGGACCCCTATTCACTGAGATGTCAACCACAGGTAATGGGTGCCTGCTTGGACGTTATGGCATCGGCAGCGGGAATCCTTGAAACCGAGGCGAATGCGGTGACAGACAACCCACTTGTGTTTGCGGAAACCGGTGATGTGCTGTCGGGGGGAAACTTTCACGCGGAGCCGGTCGCGCTAGCCGCCGATATGTTGGCGCTTGCTGTGGCGGAGATTGGCGCGCTTTCTGAACGACGGATTGCAGTTCTTGTTGACGAGCACCTTAGTGGGTTACCACCGTTCCTAACGGAGGATAGTGGTGTTAGCTCGGGTTTTATGGTTGCGCAGGTTACTGCGGCGGCACTGGCATCAGAGAACAAGACTCTGGCTCACCCGGCCAGTGTTGATTCACTGCCAACCTCAGCGAATCAGGAGGACCATGTGAGTATGGCGACCTTCGCAGGACGCCGGCTATCTGAGATGGCTGATAACACTGCGGGAATTATTGCGATTGAATTATTAGCCGCTGCGCAAGGCATCGAGTATCACCATCCGATTCAGACGACCCAACCGCTCCAGCGAGTGATCACAGCTATACGGGACCTTGTACCAAGCGACGTTCGGGACCGTGCCATGTCCCTCGATATCGAGACGATGAAGATGTGGGCGCGCAGTGGCCAGTGCCAGACGTTTGTTCCTGACCTCCCCCTCCCCAGCAGCGTAGCCTCTTAA
- the hutU gene encoding urocanate hydratase yields the protein MTFKQSPSEREAIRAPRGTRLSARSWQTEAPLRMLMNNLDPDVAERPNDLVVYGGIGRAARNWLCYAQLVETLKALATDETLLVQSGKPVGVFKTHVDAPRVLIANSNLVPHWATWEQFHELDQQGLMMFGQMTAGSWIYIGSQGIVQGTYETFIEMGRQHFGGDLSGRWILTAGLGGMGGAQPLAATMAGASMLAVECRRDRIERRLATGYLDHCANDLDEALSIVEEAVVHRKAVSVGLVGNASEILPELVKRGVRPDAVTDQTSAHDPVNGYLPEAWTLERWAECQKTEPSVVKRAAIASMVNHVNAMVAFHDMGVPTFDYGNNIRQMALEGGCKRAFAFPGFVPAYIRPLFCRGVGPFRWAALSGDPEDIYKTDQRVKELIPDDAHLHNWLDMARSRIEFQGLPARICWVGLGQRHRLGLAFNEMVASGELRAPVVIGRDHLDGGSVASPNRETEAMRDGSDAVSDWPLLNALLNTASGATWVSFHHGGGVGIGYSQHAGLVIVCDGTADAARRIERVLWNDPASGVMRHADAGYPEAIACAREYGLVLPMLEPATNQGPDA from the coding sequence ATGACATTTAAACAGTCGCCTAGTGAACGAGAGGCAATTCGCGCACCAAGGGGAACTAGATTGAGCGCGCGGTCGTGGCAGACCGAGGCGCCCTTACGAATGCTCATGAATAACCTCGACCCCGATGTTGCCGAGCGACCGAACGACTTGGTGGTTTACGGTGGGATTGGCCGGGCGGCTCGAAACTGGCTGTGCTACGCCCAGCTAGTCGAAACCCTGAAGGCACTGGCTACAGATGAAACATTACTCGTACAGTCGGGAAAGCCGGTAGGGGTGTTCAAGACCCACGTTGATGCTCCACGTGTGCTGATCGCGAATTCCAATTTGGTGCCCCACTGGGCGACGTGGGAACAATTTCACGAGCTCGATCAACAGGGTCTGATGATGTTCGGACAGATGACAGCAGGCTCTTGGATTTACATAGGCAGTCAGGGAATTGTTCAAGGGACCTATGAGACGTTCATTGAAATGGGACGCCAGCACTTTGGTGGCGATCTTAGCGGCCGATGGATTCTCACGGCCGGTCTCGGCGGGATGGGTGGTGCGCAACCGCTCGCGGCGACCATGGCAGGCGCGTCTATGTTGGCTGTCGAGTGCCGCCGTGACCGGATAGAACGTCGCTTAGCAACGGGCTATCTCGATCATTGTGCCAATGACCTCGATGAGGCGCTGTCTATTGTGGAAGAAGCGGTTGTTCACCGCAAAGCGGTTTCGGTCGGTCTAGTGGGTAATGCTTCTGAGATATTGCCAGAGCTTGTTAAGCGTGGTGTAAGGCCGGATGCAGTAACTGATCAAACATCTGCCCACGATCCAGTCAACGGGTATTTGCCGGAGGCATGGACTCTTGAGCGATGGGCCGAATGTCAGAAAACTGAGCCGTCTGTTGTAAAGCGGGCGGCGATTGCCTCGATGGTTAATCACGTCAATGCGATGGTCGCGTTTCACGACATGGGAGTTCCAACTTTTGATTACGGTAATAACATCAGACAAATGGCTCTTGAAGGGGGCTGTAAACGCGCCTTTGCATTTCCTGGTTTTGTGCCTGCCTACATTCGGCCACTCTTTTGTCGAGGTGTCGGCCCGTTTCGATGGGCCGCACTTTCTGGCGATCCCGAGGACATATACAAGACTGACCAGCGAGTGAAGGAGTTGATTCCTGACGACGCGCATTTACATAACTGGCTAGACATGGCACGTAGCCGGATCGAGTTTCAGGGTTTACCAGCGAGAATCTGCTGGGTCGGTCTTGGGCAGCGACACCGCTTAGGCTTGGCGTTCAATGAGATGGTGGCGTCAGGTGAACTGCGTGCCCCGGTTGTAATTGGTAGGGACCACTTGGATGGTGGCTCGGTTGCCAGCCCGAACCGTGAAACGGAGGCGATGCGGGATGGGTCGGATGCCGTGTCAGACTGGCCGCTACTTAATGCGCTACTGAATACGGCAAGCGGCGCAACTTGGGTTTCGTTCCATCACGGCGGTGGTGTAGGCATTGGCTATTCACAGCACGCCGGTTTGGTGATCGTTTGTGACGGTACGGCAGATGCAGCGCGCCGGATCGAGCGTGTGCTGTGGAACGACCCGGCAAGTGGAGTTATGCGACATGCTGACGCTGGGTATCCCGAAGCAATTGCCTGTGCGCGCGAGTATGGCCTAGTGCTGCCGATGCTTGAGCCTGCTACCAACCAGGGGCCTGACGCATGA
- the hutC gene encoding histidine utilization repressor, whose protein sequence is MPLYEVIKRHVLDQIESRRLKSGERIPSEHELTKLFKVSRMTVNRAIRELSVEGRVVRVAGVGSFVAKPAQAHPLELRNIADDIRARGGRHDSRVVEVSEGPLGGEAARTFDLPPGRSMFHSVIVHAENSLPVQLEERFVNPHAAPDYLSLDFTKTTASEYLARVAPIQEVEHVVHAVIPPPRVRRLLKMPAGEPCLVLLRWVWARNSLASTARLYHPGSRYRLGGRFAPMVPSRGQLRLVGGTQVRAKTR, encoded by the coding sequence GTGCCCTTGTACGAAGTAATTAAGCGGCATGTGCTTGACCAGATCGAATCCCGCCGACTGAAGTCCGGTGAGAGGATACCGTCAGAGCACGAGTTGACAAAACTCTTCAAGGTCTCGCGCATGACGGTTAATCGTGCGATCCGAGAACTGTCCGTTGAAGGTAGGGTTGTTCGGGTTGCAGGCGTTGGGTCGTTTGTGGCGAAGCCTGCACAGGCCCACCCGCTAGAGTTACGCAATATCGCCGATGACATCAGAGCTCGTGGTGGCCGTCACGATTCACGGGTTGTGGAAGTCTCTGAGGGTCCGTTGGGTGGCGAGGCGGCACGAACATTCGATCTGCCGCCGGGGCGGTCCATGTTTCATTCCGTAATTGTGCACGCCGAGAACAGCCTACCGGTGCAACTTGAGGAGCGATTCGTCAATCCCCACGCTGCGCCTGATTACCTTTCGCTTGATTTTACTAAGACTACTGCCAGCGAGTACTTAGCCCGCGTGGCGCCAATTCAAGAAGTGGAGCACGTCGTTCATGCGGTCATACCGCCTCCCCGAGTGAGGCGGTTACTAAAAATGCCTGCCGGAGAGCCCTGTTTGGTTTTGCTTCGTTGGGTGTGGGCGAGGAACTCACTTGCATCGACAGCACGCTTATATCATCCGGGATCACGCTATCGATTGGGCGGTCGATTTGCCCCGATGGTGCCTAGCCGAGGTCAGTTGCGGCTTGTCGGTGGAACGCAAGTCCGAGCAAAGACGAGGTGA
- a CDS encoding formimidoylglutamate deiminase: protein MLGAKRLILESALLPDGWRESVLVEIDASGDIVSVTPDAKLSDGESPGGHAVPGMPNLHSHAFQRVMAGLAESGSSGSDFWSWREVMYRFANQMSLEDLESVTAQVYVEMLRSGYTAVGEFHYLHHQPDGSPYDDSVQSSLIVLRTAARVGIGITHLPVLYVRAGFEHPSPRSEQRRFVNTLESWQEIVNLSGQLSEQSPNTEVGAAFHSLRAVPQELLREAVKTLDTSAPRHIHAAEQVGEVEDCVKAMGMRPVAWLLNEIGIDRSWCLIHATHADAQEIKELAGSGAVVGLCPTTEANLADGVFSFDAFSMAGGRFGIGSDSNISVGPVPELQYLEYGQRAITGQRIRGRPDTTVPRHVGAALWRGALAGGAQALGRSIGSISAGCRADIVLLDGDHPSLAARTGDALIDGWIFAASENPVRHVMVGGDWVIRDGRHRLETEIEERYREVVARLA, encoded by the coding sequence ATGTTAGGTGCGAAGCGTTTGATCCTCGAATCAGCGCTACTTCCTGATGGCTGGCGAGAGTCGGTGCTCGTTGAAATTGATGCGAGTGGCGACATCGTCTCTGTTACACCGGATGCGAAGCTCAGCGATGGGGAATCGCCTGGTGGCCATGCGGTGCCAGGCATGCCGAATCTTCATTCGCACGCCTTCCAACGTGTAATGGCTGGTTTGGCTGAATCGGGTTCGTCTGGTTCAGACTTCTGGTCTTGGCGGGAGGTAATGTATCGGTTCGCGAACCAAATGTCTCTAGAGGACCTTGAGTCGGTCACGGCTCAGGTCTATGTTGAGATGCTACGCTCTGGGTATACAGCCGTTGGCGAATTTCACTACCTTCATCATCAACCGGACGGATCACCATACGACGACTCAGTCCAATCGTCCCTAATCGTTCTCCGGACCGCTGCTCGAGTCGGTATCGGCATTACGCACCTTCCTGTGTTGTATGTGAGAGCCGGCTTCGAGCATCCAAGCCCTCGGTCGGAGCAGCGCCGTTTCGTCAACACGCTTGAGAGTTGGCAGGAAATTGTAAATCTGAGTGGTCAACTGAGTGAGCAGTCGCCTAATACTGAGGTGGGCGCGGCTTTCCATAGCCTACGCGCGGTCCCCCAGGAATTGCTTCGGGAGGCCGTCAAGACGCTTGATACTTCGGCGCCCCGACACATTCACGCTGCTGAACAGGTTGGTGAAGTCGAGGATTGCGTGAAAGCGATGGGCATGCGGCCAGTGGCTTGGCTCCTCAATGAGATTGGTATCGATCGGAGCTGGTGCCTCATTCACGCGACGCATGCGGACGCCCAGGAGATCAAGGAACTGGCTGGCTCAGGAGCGGTCGTCGGATTATGTCCGACAACTGAAGCTAACCTCGCAGACGGCGTGTTTTCGTTCGATGCGTTTTCGATGGCCGGTGGACGTTTTGGTATTGGCTCGGACAGCAATATCTCGGTCGGACCAGTTCCTGAACTGCAGTATCTTGAGTACGGGCAACGCGCGATTACCGGTCAGCGGATTCGCGGCCGACCTGATACTACTGTTCCTCGACATGTGGGAGCCGCATTGTGGCGGGGAGCGTTGGCTGGTGGAGCCCAAGCTCTCGGCCGGTCGATCGGTTCGATTTCTGCTGGTTGTCGGGCGGATATTGTCTTACTGGATGGCGACCACCCAAGCCTAGCGGCGCGAACTGGTGACGCACTGATTGATGGCTGGATTTTTGCGGCTAGCGAAAATCCTGTCAGACATGTGATGGTCGGTGGCGATTGGGTCATCCGCGATGGTCGTCACCGTCTCGAAACGGAAATCGAAGAACGATATCGGGAAGTGGTTGCACGGCTGGCATGA
- the hutI gene encoding imidazolonepropionase: MSDEASNTTMQKWDELWLDAHLATMTGASSEATNEPYGAISDGAIATVGDRIAWVGRRTELPGPPEQLARSVTSLNSAWVTPGLIDCHTHLVFGGHRAGEFEQRLKGESYEAIARRGGGILSTVEATRAATDTELTVAATSRLTSLYVEGVTTVEIKSGYGLDLDTELKMLRTIHRVADIFPGTVKATFLGAHTVPREYEHRPDDYVDVVCHQMLPQVVKAGLADAVDVFCERIAFTPAQTAKIFQAARAANLPVKLHADQLSDSGGAALAARFSALSADHLEHANQAGIQAMAQAGTTAVLLPGAAYFTHATTPPPIAQCRSLGVPIALATDCNPGSSPATSLLCILNLACTLFRLTPEEALSGVTRHAAGALGLSDRGTLEVGQRADFAFWAINEPSELSYWMGANPCLGVVCGGRTALTRQPPTLTGSS, translated from the coding sequence ATGTCCGACGAAGCCAGCAATACCACCATGCAGAAATGGGACGAACTCTGGCTCGACGCCCATCTCGCGACGATGACGGGCGCTTCTTCGGAGGCGACCAATGAGCCTTACGGTGCAATCTCTGACGGTGCCATAGCCACAGTAGGTGACCGTATCGCCTGGGTCGGTCGCCGAACCGAATTGCCTGGCCCACCCGAACAACTTGCCCGAAGCGTCACCTCGCTCAACTCCGCCTGGGTCACACCGGGCTTAATCGACTGCCATACCCACTTAGTCTTTGGTGGCCATCGTGCGGGTGAATTCGAACAACGACTGAAGGGTGAGAGCTATGAGGCAATTGCCCGCCGCGGAGGTGGCATCCTGAGCACAGTCGAGGCCACGCGTGCTGCCACCGACACAGAACTCACCGTCGCTGCAACCTCGCGCCTCACCTCGCTGTATGTCGAGGGCGTGACGACTGTCGAGATTAAATCCGGATACGGCCTTGACCTAGACACCGAACTAAAAATGCTCCGTACCATCCATCGAGTTGCTGACATATTTCCTGGCACGGTAAAAGCAACTTTTCTTGGTGCCCACACGGTGCCACGTGAGTACGAGCACCGCCCTGACGACTACGTCGACGTGGTCTGTCACCAAATGCTGCCACAGGTCGTCAAGGCTGGCTTGGCTGATGCTGTCGACGTCTTTTGCGAGCGAATCGCCTTCACTCCAGCTCAGACCGCTAAGATTTTTCAGGCAGCACGCGCAGCAAACTTGCCGGTAAAGTTGCACGCTGACCAACTCTCCGATTCCGGAGGTGCGGCGCTTGCTGCGCGATTCAGTGCACTCTCTGCCGACCATTTGGAACACGCTAACCAAGCCGGCATTCAGGCAATGGCTCAAGCTGGCACGACTGCCGTATTACTACCAGGAGCTGCCTACTTCACTCATGCGACAACTCCCCCGCCAATCGCTCAATGCCGGTCTCTCGGAGTGCCGATTGCTTTAGCTACTGACTGTAATCCGGGGTCATCACCAGCGACCTCACTGCTCTGCATTCTGAACCTGGCCTGCACACTTTTCCGATTGACACCCGAAGAAGCGCTTAGCGGTGTAACGCGCCATGCTGCTGGCGCTTTGGGCCTTAGCGACCGCGGTACTCTCGAAGTTGGCCAGCGCGCCGATTTCGCCTTCTGGGCCATTAACGAACCGTCGGAGCTTAGTTATTGGATGGGGGCCAATCCATGTCTCGGAGTGGTATGTGGGGGCCGTACCGCACTTACGAGACAGCCGCCGACTCTCACTGGGTCAAGCTAA
- a CDS encoding fumarylacetoacetate hydrolase family protein yields the protein MCVRLFFFIVLLVISCSSTVQGVEPFKLGTFEHEGEEIIGVVLRDRYVIGLQAANSSLERHQRLWVTLPMPKDMNELIGRYELGMRERIYAIVNLIAPIIDDGQPPAYVYDLGDVDVFPPVQPNVVLSAALNYREHMNEMTTGIAAEMSDASAVDDDPVSMEHFWTRPPGDTRQNPYLFNKPTSIVIGDGDPILLKPEREQIDWECEFAIVIGQPASHVPLDEARSHIFGYTMMNDVGDREGRGDDRYGSDWLVWKGSDTFAPLGPFIVPAEFVGDPHTLDIQFTLSGEVMQDANTELMQHSVDELVHFVSNNIILRPGDVIATGTPGGVGYARTPPVFLKPGDVARCSVQGIGTLTNPVKAWLDVMPR from the coding sequence ATGTGTGTGCGACTTTTTTTCTTTATCGTTCTATTAGTCATCAGTTGTTCCTCGACTGTACAGGGAGTAGAGCCATTTAAGCTCGGCACGTTTGAGCACGAAGGTGAAGAAATTATCGGCGTTGTGTTACGTGACCGGTATGTCATCGGGCTCCAGGCAGCAAATAGTTCTCTTGAGCGACACCAACGCCTGTGGGTGACATTACCAATGCCCAAGGATATGAATGAACTCATAGGCCGCTATGAGTTGGGGATGCGGGAACGGATATACGCGATCGTCAACCTCATTGCTCCGATCATCGATGACGGCCAACCGCCAGCCTACGTTTATGACCTCGGTGACGTCGACGTGTTTCCGCCGGTGCAGCCGAACGTCGTGCTGTCAGCCGCGCTCAACTACCGTGAGCACATGAACGAGATGACGACTGGGATTGCCGCTGAGATGTCTGATGCGAGCGCAGTCGATGATGACCCGGTGTCGATGGAACACTTTTGGACACGTCCACCTGGCGATACCCGACAGAATCCCTATCTATTTAACAAACCAACCTCGATCGTGATTGGCGATGGTGACCCGATCCTCCTAAAGCCGGAGAGAGAGCAAATCGACTGGGAGTGTGAGTTCGCCATCGTGATCGGGCAGCCAGCCAGTCACGTGCCGCTCGACGAAGCTCGGTCGCACATTTTCGGTTACACCATGATGAATGATGTTGGTGACCGGGAGGGCCGCGGCGACGACCGATACGGGTCGGACTGGTTGGTCTGGAAGGGTAGCGACACGTTTGCGCCGCTTGGGCCATTCATTGTACCGGCCGAGTTCGTGGGCGACCCACACACGCTGGATATCCAATTTACGCTGTCGGGAGAGGTTATGCAGGACGCGAATACTGAACTCATGCAGCATAGCGTGGATGAATTAGTCCATTTCGTGTCAAATAACATCATTCTTCGACCAGGTGATGTAATTGCGACTGGCACCCCTGGTGGGGTGGGCTATGCCCGCACGCCACCGGTTTTTTTGAAACCGGGCGATGTGGCTAGGTGTTCGGTGCAGGGGATTGGGACGTTGACGAATCCCGTGAAAGCGTGGCTTGACGTGATGCCACGGTGA
- a CDS encoding carbon starvation protein A, which yields MSATLLAALGLTLLFLGYRFYSRFLAERIYRLDPKFKTPAHELRDDVDYVPTHRIILWGHHFTAVAGLAPIVGPAIAVIWGWLPAFIWVTVGTIFFAGVHDFGSVWVSVRNKGQSIGALTGDIVGPRARTLFMIVIFLLLLMVNAVFAVAIAEALQATPSSVIPVWAATILALGLGQLLFRMKVPLLWPTIIGTAILYAVIPLGVVAPIELPERLLGFAPGAQWIVILFIYASIASLLPIWVLLQPRAYINAVQLFVGLGLVYGTIFIAGPTIVAPAINLNVPIDAPPLLPLLFVTIACGAISGFHGLVGSGTTSKQLDRETDARFVGYLGSTGEGALALAAIIATTAGFASFEEWRAIYTNFESGGLTAFIQGGATIVSDGSGLTHNTAATLLTVMAVLFAGTTMDTAVRLQRYVVQEWGTIYRIPVLRNSYFATFVAVGACLALAFGAGGSDLTGGMVLWPLFGTTNQLLASITLLVISVVLVRLGRPVRYTLIPMVFVSTVALLSALYQLLDLYRTSQYLLMLIDAAIVISAVFVMLEAFSAFTQRSKPASVA from the coding sequence ATGAGCGCCACACTTCTTGCCGCACTAGGCCTAACCCTACTTTTTCTCGGCTACCGATTTTACTCTCGCTTCCTCGCTGAGCGGATCTATCGTTTAGACCCCAAGTTCAAAACGCCGGCCCACGAGTTGCGGGACGACGTGGATTATGTACCGACCCACCGCATCATACTGTGGGGACATCACTTCACAGCCGTTGCGGGTCTGGCCCCGATCGTTGGCCCCGCCATCGCAGTCATTTGGGGTTGGCTCCCGGCATTCATCTGGGTCACGGTTGGAACAATCTTCTTTGCGGGTGTGCACGACTTTGGATCGGTCTGGGTGAGCGTACGAAACAAGGGCCAGTCGATCGGTGCGCTGACTGGCGACATCGTCGGACCACGAGCCCGGACCCTTTTCATGATCGTTATCTTCTTGTTGCTTCTAATGGTTAATGCTGTATTCGCAGTTGCGATCGCTGAAGCGCTCCAAGCAACTCCGAGCAGTGTCATTCCCGTGTGGGCAGCAACGATTTTGGCACTCGGACTCGGTCAGCTCCTCTTCAGGATGAAAGTCCCACTACTATGGCCTACTATTATTGGGACCGCCATCCTCTATGCGGTAATTCCACTTGGTGTAGTCGCGCCGATCGAACTCCCAGAGCGTCTCCTAGGATTTGCACCTGGCGCACAGTGGATCGTCATTCTGTTTATCTATGCGTCGATCGCGTCACTTTTACCGATCTGGGTTCTTTTGCAACCGCGCGCCTACATCAATGCCGTACAGCTCTTCGTTGGACTCGGCCTTGTTTATGGAACAATATTCATCGCCGGCCCAACGATCGTTGCGCCAGCCATTAATCTGAACGTCCCTATCGACGCACCTCCACTACTTCCACTATTGTTCGTTACCATCGCATGTGGTGCCATTTCTGGGTTTCACGGCCTCGTGGGTTCCGGCACGACGTCTAAACAACTCGACCGTGAAACTGATGCACGCTTCGTTGGTTATCTCGGCTCAACTGGAGAAGGGGCTCTCGCACTCGCCGCAATTATTGCAACGACTGCCGGATTTGCATCCTTCGAGGAATGGCGGGCGATCTACACGAACTTCGAGAGTGGCGGCCTGACAGCCTTTATCCAAGGTGGTGCAACTATCGTGTCAGATGGCTCTGGGCTCACACACAACACAGCAGCCACCCTCCTAACAGTCATGGCGGTTCTCTTCGCTGGAACGACGATGGACACTGCCGTCCGTCTGCAGCGTTACGTCGTTCAAGAATGGGGCACGATCTACCGTATTCCGGTACTCCGAAACTCCTATTTCGCCACATTCGTGGCCGTCGGTGCTTGCCTGGCCCTTGCCTTCGGTGCGGGTGGAAGCGACCTCACCGGAGGCATGGTACTTTGGCCTCTTTTTGGAACAACCAACCAATTACTGGCCAGTATTACGCTACTCGTCATCAGCGTCGTCCTTGTTCGGCTCGGACGGCCTGTTCGCTACACACTGATTCCCATGGTGTTCGTTTCCACTGTTGCGCTTCTGTCAGCTCTGTATCAACTCTTAGATCTTTACCGAACATCGCAATATCTACTGATGTTGATTGACGCCGCCATTGTCATTTCTGCCGTCTTCGTGATGCTCGAAGCGTTCTCGGCCTTCACCCAGCGTTCAAAGCCTGCGTCTGTGGCTTGA
- the lysW gene encoding lysine biosynthesis protein LysW translates to MFAHRRAMQAHALTTRYALLLKARRLQLDVGGFFLAVLGDFMPKCLDCDAEIILKPDVEAGEIVDCPDCGIEFEVRSLAPVNLEHAPQEEEDWGE, encoded by the coding sequence GTGTTCGCACATCGGCGGGCCATGCAGGCCCACGCGCTAACGACCCGTTACGCGCTGCTTTTAAAAGCCCGCCGACTCCAGTTAGATGTCGGCGGGTTTTTTTTGGCGGTGCTTGGAGATTTCATGCCAAAGTGTCTTGATTGCGACGCGGAAATCATCCTAAAACCTGACGTCGAGGCTGGCGAGATCGTGGACTGCCCTGACTGCGGTATCGAGTTCGAAGTCCGGTCCCTTGCCCCTGTTAACCTCGAACATGCTCCGCAAGAAGAGGAAGATTGGGGCGAGTAG